Proteins from a genomic interval of Candidatus Methanoperedens sp.:
- a CDS encoding DUF167 domain-containing protein has translation MKDALRKTSDGVILDLEISPGAKETSVHGYNPWRRRIEVRISEKAQKGKANAELISFFSRLFKVNTGNIQIIKGLASSKKSVKIIGAEAPEILEILIQK, from the coding sequence ATGAAAGATGCTTTAAGGAAGACCAGTGATGGCGTCATTCTGGACCTTGAAATATCTCCGGGCGCCAAGGAGACTTCGGTGCATGGGTATAATCCATGGAGGCGCCGCATTGAGGTTCGTATTTCAGAAAAGGCGCAGAAAGGAAAGGCCAATGCCGAGCTAATTTCGTTTTTCTCAAGGTTGTTCAAGGTTAATACAGGCAACATCCAAATAATCAAAGGCTTAGCGAGCAGTAAAAAATCCGTGAAGATCATCGGGGCAGAGGCTCCTGAAATTCTGGAGATTCTGATTCAAAAATGA
- a CDS encoding DUF350 domain-containing protein: MEIINAVVGIIQLVIAIILAVVALYIGFSVLGKITKGIDEEKEIAKGNVAVGILVASVFIAIGIVVQSGVSGISIGISQALKAGIMSGAGIAIIIVSIVQLILGIVLAIVAIYLALNILDKLTKEIEEFEELKKGNVAVALEMAGVIITVAIIIQSGVLGITAALI; the protein is encoded by the coding sequence ATGGAAATAATAAATGCAGTTGTAGGGATCATACAATTAGTTATTGCCATTATACTTGCAGTCGTTGCATTGTATATTGGGTTTTCAGTGCTGGGAAAAATAACTAAAGGAATAGATGAAGAAAAAGAGATAGCTAAGGGCAATGTCGCGGTAGGCATTCTTGTCGCATCAGTCTTTATCGCCATCGGTATCGTGGTGCAGTCAGGTGTTTCAGGTATCTCGATAGGGATATCCCAGGCCCTGAAAGCAGGTATAATGTCGGGCGCGGGCATAGCGATAATTATTGTTAGCATTGTCCAGTTGATACTGGGAATAGTGCTTGCAATAGTTGCAATATATCTTGCATTGAATATCCTGGACAAATTGACCAAGGAAATCGAGGAATTCGAGGAACTCAAGAAGGGCAATGTCGCAGTTGCGCTTGAAATGGCTGGTGTAATAATCACAGTTGCGATTATCATTCAGTCGGGAGTACTGGGTATAACGGCAGCGTTGATCTAA
- the dnaG gene encoding DNA primase DnaG — MQNSDTTKYIIHAKIKADGVIERPDVIGAIFGQTEGLIGADLDLRELQRSGRIGRLEVNIKSNMGKSLGTIEIPSSLDKVETAVLAASLETIDRIGPCIANINIAKIEDVRTSKRKKVIDRAKQILSEMFDEMLPESQEITDEVRQSLRIEEITTFGKENIPMGPNVLNSDAIIVVEGRADVLNLLRYGIKNSIAVGGTNVPQSVAELCKKKTVTAFTDGDRGGELIIKELLQVADVDFIARAPDGKGVEELVQKEIMKSLRQKIPVEQAFDYYQVSKKRRVAIMEATRKKTSGKGEPSVSEELEMQPSREEPVEQAPEPERPKIAEEPEVREKESKGAFQEHIVQLSGTLSARLLDESNNIISEVPVRDLASALKEFNGNIRSVVFDGVITQRIVDIASEKGITNLVGAKLGNVVKTPASLHIETSSDL; from the coding sequence ATGCAAAATTCAGACACGACAAAATATATCATTCATGCTAAAATAAAGGCAGACGGAGTAATAGAGCGACCTGACGTTATCGGGGCAATATTCGGACAGACCGAAGGTTTAATAGGGGCAGATCTTGACCTCAGGGAACTTCAGAGGAGCGGACGGATCGGAAGGCTTGAAGTCAATATCAAATCGAACATGGGTAAATCATTGGGAACGATAGAAATACCATCGAGCCTTGATAAGGTCGAGACTGCAGTGCTCGCAGCGAGCCTTGAGACTATCGACAGGATAGGACCCTGTATCGCTAACATTAACATCGCTAAAATCGAAGATGTGAGGACATCAAAAAGGAAAAAAGTCATAGACCGTGCGAAACAGATCCTTTCTGAAATGTTCGACGAAATGCTGCCGGAGAGCCAGGAAATCACTGACGAGGTCAGGCAATCCCTCAGGATAGAAGAGATCACGACATTCGGAAAGGAAAATATCCCGATGGGGCCGAATGTTCTTAATTCCGATGCGATAATCGTGGTCGAGGGACGTGCAGATGTGTTAAACCTGCTGCGATACGGTATTAAGAACTCTATCGCCGTAGGAGGCACGAATGTCCCCCAATCAGTAGCAGAGCTCTGCAAGAAAAAGACGGTCACGGCTTTCACCGATGGGGACAGGGGTGGAGAGCTCATAATCAAAGAACTTCTCCAGGTTGCGGATGTTGATTTCATTGCCCGCGCTCCCGATGGCAAAGGTGTCGAAGAGCTTGTGCAGAAGGAGATCATGAAATCGCTAAGGCAGAAAATACCTGTCGAGCAGGCGTTTGATTATTATCAGGTCAGCAAGAAGAGAAGAGTTGCTATCATGGAGGCAACCAGGAAAAAGACTTCAGGGAAGGGCGAACCCTCGGTTTCCGAGGAATTAGAAATGCAGCCTTCAAGGGAAGAACCGGTTGAACAGGCGCCTGAGCCTGAAAGGCCAAAGATAGCCGAAGAACCTGAAGTTAGGGAAAAAGAGAGCAAAGGAGCTTTCCAGGAACATATAGTTCAATTAAGTGGAACTCTGAGCGCCAGGTTGCTCGATGAAAGCAACAATATTATAAGCGAAGTGCCCGTTCGTGATCTTGCAAGCGCGCTGAAAGAATTCAACGGCAATATCAGAAGCGTTGTATTTGATGGCGTGATAACCCAGCGTATAGTGGATATCGCCTCGGAAAAGGGTATCACGAATCTTGTAGGTGCGAAGCTTGGAAATGTCGTAAAAACCCCGGCATCATTGCATATTGAAACCTCAAGTGACCTGTAG
- a CDS encoding toprim domain-containing protein, whose translation MNIRILEDIERLEQLDKILSDLRERADNGAVIIVEGRKDAESLSRLGLKGDIIFASQQPLLELTEKLSRKDKEIILLTDWDKKGGMIARKIIKYLLNYGIMPNTEIRGRIRALVKKRIKDIESLSNYVNRLRDELHGTF comes from the coding sequence ATGAATATCAGGATACTTGAAGACATAGAGCGTCTTGAACAGCTCGATAAGATCTTATCAGACCTCAGGGAGCGTGCTGACAACGGGGCCGTTATCATAGTGGAGGGCAGGAAAGATGCGGAATCGCTCTCGCGCCTCGGGTTAAAAGGGGACATAATATTCGCTTCACAGCAGCCCCTGCTTGAGTTGACAGAGAAGTTATCCAGGAAAGATAAAGAGATCATTTTGCTGACCGACTGGGATAAAAAAGGGGGCATGATAGCGCGTAAGATAATCAAGTACCTTCTCAACTATGGCATCATGCCGAACACGGAAATTCGCGGGAGGATAAGGGCTCTGGTGAAAAAAAGGATCAAGGATATCGAAAGCCTCAGCAATTATGTCAACAGGTTGAGAGACGAACTTCATGGTACATTTTAA
- a CDS encoding 4Fe-4S binding protein has translation MPVDGFITVMGCMKCGKCDSVCDAEALDRIDGIARITQDKCNLCMRCVVMCPNKALRFLD, from the coding sequence ATGCCAGTTGACGGTTTTATAACAGTAATGGGTTGTATGAAATGCGGCAAATGCGACAGCGTGTGCGATGCAGAAGCTTTGGACCGGATCGATGGCATTGCCAGGATAACCCAAGATAAATGCAATCTATGCATGCGTTGTGTTGTAATGTGCCCGAACAAAGCCCTGCGATTTCTTGATTGA
- a CDS encoding TIGR00303 family protein, whose product MWVEPYPDFTPEKPLFVCILANTETAKIPNISAAGRSPELTDYTPAADAELVETGNAISITEPAMTPSGAPTPAVLTRASMLLTGIPSIFINSGLRIRPKVPTIDLNALPGGDIRKGHAVADAFDIYKKAEALGKKFGKLSDFVIIGESVPGGTTTAMGVMNALGYDGRVSSSFPDNPLGIKEMAVNEGMKKAGISFGDLRNNPLRAAECLGDPMMPAAAGLVKGLGVKAVLAGGTQMVSVLSIIKSLGLKSDVSIATTCYVARDPTANFREMTELLGYQAFAADPGFGSSRIAGLRMYENGDVKEGVGAGGAMFAAGMMGFTQKEFREKVEEVWDSIFTVS is encoded by the coding sequence ATGTGGGTAGAACCCTATCCAGATTTTACCCCTGAAAAACCCCTGTTTGTGTGCATACTGGCAAATACGGAGACGGCTAAAATACCGAATATCTCCGCGGCAGGCAGATCCCCCGAACTCACGGATTATACGCCTGCAGCGGATGCTGAACTCGTGGAAACGGGTAACGCTATCAGTATCACTGAACCTGCTATGACGCCCTCGGGCGCGCCCACGCCGGCTGTATTGACCAGGGCATCGATGCTGCTAACCGGAATCCCTTCTATTTTTATAAATTCAGGACTGCGCATCAGGCCGAAAGTACCAACGATTGACCTTAATGCACTGCCAGGCGGAGATATCCGGAAAGGACACGCTGTGGCCGATGCCTTTGACATCTATAAGAAAGCAGAGGCTCTGGGTAAAAAATTCGGAAAACTCTCGGATTTTGTGATAATAGGAGAGAGCGTGCCGGGTGGAACAACGACCGCCATGGGGGTAATGAATGCCCTGGGCTATGACGGCAGGGTATCATCAAGTTTCCCGGATAATCCTCTCGGCATTAAAGAAATGGCAGTGAACGAAGGTATGAAAAAGGCAGGCATATCATTTGGTGATTTAAGAAATAATCCGCTTCGAGCCGCAGAGTGTCTTGGTGACCCGATGATGCCTGCTGCTGCCGGACTCGTGAAAGGCCTCGGGGTAAAAGCAGTCCTCGCTGGTGGAACACAGATGGTCTCGGTGTTGAGCATCATTAAATCACTTGGCTTGAAAAGCGATGTCTCCATAGCCACCACATGTTACGTTGCGCGAGACCCAACCGCAAATTTCAGGGAAATGACTGAACTTTTGGGTTACCAGGCATTTGCAGCCGATCCTGGCTTTGGGAGTTCGAGAATTGCCGGACTTCGGATGTACGAGAACGGTGATGTAAAAGAGGGAGTAGGCGCAGGTGGCGCCATGTTCGCGGCTGGAATGATGGGATTTACCCAGAAAGAATTCAGAGAAAAAGTTGAAGAGGTGTGGGACAGTATTTTTACGGTTTCATGA
- a CDS encoding TrmB family transcriptional regulator, which produces MPRSIPEMIRGDFKCDDIAKCILGLKNIDIEAYKALVTKGPMTAEHLGEILKRERSTAYRSLQNLIGCGLVHRETKTIHTGGYFYEYIALEPARMKEQILGNIDEWCKKMKKLVSEIDREIMKP; this is translated from the coding sequence ATGCCACGGTCAATCCCTGAAATGATCCGGGGGGATTTCAAATGCGACGACATCGCAAAGTGTATCCTCGGACTCAAGAACATCGATATAGAAGCATACAAGGCGCTCGTTACGAAGGGCCCAATGACGGCAGAGCATCTTGGAGAAATTTTAAAAAGAGAGCGAAGCACAGCTTATCGTTCGCTGCAGAACTTAATAGGATGCGGCCTCGTCCATCGTGAAACCAAAACCATCCACACAGGTGGATATTTTTATGAGTATATAGCACTTGAGCCGGCCAGGATGAAAGAGCAGATCCTCGGGAATATCGACGAATGGTGCAAAAAAATGAAGAAACTGGTTTCCGAGATCGATAGGGAAATCATGAAACCGTAA